Proteins found in one Legionella pneumophila subsp. pascullei genomic segment:
- a CDS encoding class I SAM-dependent rRNA methyltransferase, whose amino-acid sequence MKAKVILVNGKQNTVLRGHPWIFPKAIAQYSGKLITGELVEIIGSEGESLGFGAYNEHSLYRVRVLALSNEQINSLDYKSLITHRIKQASLVRQCLDLPNAQTNAYRLFNSEADGLSGLTIDCFNNYCVIASSAYWVELNKSIIVQVMQELFPHNHIIWLPQNKPLSQDGWKEIHTEKSQDNTQVLEEGVLYHVEFAQTQKTGLFLDQRENHKRIAKLSRGKRVLDLYTFTGGFALHAAKAGALHVTAVDSSAQAIEQAKNNAVLNHLNAIEFIKADAREYLKMAGEYDVVVLDPPKLVPSQKHLQQAKNYYRFLHREAFKYMKPGTLMMTCNCSSALSSQDFCSLVSAQAVAMGKQARVLGVYGPASCHPTLAAFPEGNYLTAILLALV is encoded by the coding sequence ATGAAAGCGAAAGTTATTTTAGTGAACGGAAAGCAAAACACTGTATTAAGAGGTCATCCCTGGATTTTCCCCAAAGCCATAGCTCAATATTCTGGCAAGCTAATTACAGGTGAATTGGTTGAGATAATTGGCTCTGAAGGTGAGAGTTTGGGTTTCGGAGCCTATAATGAGCACTCTTTATATAGAGTAAGGGTTCTTGCTCTCTCCAATGAACAGATAAATAGTTTGGATTACAAGTCTTTAATTACCCATAGAATCAAGCAGGCTAGTCTGGTTCGACAATGTCTTGATTTGCCAAATGCACAGACTAATGCTTATCGATTATTCAACAGTGAAGCGGATGGGCTCTCTGGTTTAACAATTGATTGCTTCAATAACTATTGTGTTATAGCAAGTTCTGCTTATTGGGTAGAATTGAATAAATCGATTATTGTGCAGGTAATGCAAGAGTTATTTCCGCATAATCACATCATTTGGCTTCCTCAAAACAAGCCATTATCTCAAGATGGCTGGAAAGAAATTCATACAGAGAAAAGCCAGGATAATACTCAGGTTTTGGAAGAAGGAGTTCTGTATCATGTTGAATTCGCGCAAACCCAAAAAACGGGATTGTTTCTTGACCAAAGAGAAAATCACAAGAGGATAGCAAAACTATCCAGAGGAAAAAGAGTCTTGGATCTTTATACTTTTACGGGAGGATTCGCTTTACACGCAGCAAAAGCGGGTGCTCTTCATGTTACTGCAGTTGATAGCTCGGCACAGGCAATAGAGCAAGCTAAAAATAATGCTGTTTTAAATCACTTAAATGCCATTGAATTTATTAAAGCAGATGCCAGAGAATATCTGAAAATGGCTGGTGAATATGATGTAGTGGTTCTTGACCCACCAAAACTGGTTCCTTCACAAAAACATTTACAGCAAGCTAAAAATTATTATCGATTTTTACATAGAGAGGCATTTAAATATATGAAACCTGGAACTTTGATGATGACTTGCAATTGTTCCTCAGCGCTTTCATCCCAGGATTTTTGTTCCTTAGTAAGTGCCCAAGCTGTTGCAATGGGAAAGCAAGCACGTGTTTTAGGTGTATACGGGCCGGCAAGCTGCCATCCTACCTTGGCAGCATTTCCAGAGGGAAATTATTTAACTGCTATTTTATTGGCATTGGTGTAA